One window of Papaver somniferum cultivar HN1 chromosome 9, ASM357369v1, whole genome shotgun sequence genomic DNA carries:
- the LOC113308683 gene encoding uncharacterized protein LOC113308683, whose protein sequence is MVYMIQIIQSLLMVMGIKVAIEAGTKEEIEVGTKVAIEVETREEMEVGTKAAIEVETREEMEVGTKEVDTRVAMEVETKDEMEVATGVVGADMVVVTVVGTTEVIATIVANLLFQPKPFAAESTTTTSTSSTTDNLKP, encoded by the coding sequence ATGGTGTATATGATCCAGATTATCCAAAGTTTATTAATGGTGATGGGCATCAAGGTGGCAATAGAGGCGGGTACAAAGGAGGAAATAGAGGTGGGTACCAAGGTGGCAATCGAGGTGGAAACAAGGGAGGAAATGGAGGTGGGTACAAAGGCGGCAATCGAGGTGGAAACAAGGGAGGAAATGGAGGTGGGTACAAAGGAGGTGGATACCAGGGTGGCAATGGAGGTGGAAACAAAGGACGAAATGGAGGTGGCAACGGGCGTGGTGGGTGCCGACATGGTTGTTGTGACCGTGGTGGGTACTACAGAGGTAATTGCCACAATTGTTGCTAATCTGCTGTTCCAGCCAAAGCCTTTTGCTGCTGAATCGACGACTACAACAAGTACTAGTAGTACTACCGATAATCTCAAGCCTTGA
- the LOC113313926 gene encoding protein rpi-1-like isoform X2 — translation MSISNNEFPQDADESDSEINLDDNPDYYQPISSDDEDENDSDPNLGIQILSNGHSEPEISEEEEEEEEEEEIEGATNSEISRAFKEDENRRKAPLTPESSNRIMDAMRGISLQGFVPDWSNKVPESNWIDHLRNLRLQQQQPLSSSANTGAKES, via the exons ATGTCAATATCCAACAATGAGTTCCCACAGGATGCTGATGAAAGCGATTCTGAGATCAACCTAGATGATAATCCTGATTACTACCAACCAATTTCttctgatgatgaagacgaaAACGATTCTGATCCAAACCTAGGTATTCAAATTCTCTCTAATGGTCACTCTGAACCTGAAatcagt gaagaagaagaagaagaagaagaagaagaggagattgaAGGAGCTACAAATTCAGAAATTTCAAGAGCTTTTAAAGAAGATGAGAATCGTCGTAAAGCTCCATTAACTCCTGAGAGTTCGAACCGAATCATGGATGCTATGCGGGGGATTTCATTACAAGGGTTTGTTCCGGATTGGAGCAATAAAGTTCCTGAATCTAATTGGATCGATCATCTTAGGAATTTAagattacaacaacaacaacccctTTCTTCTTCTGCTAATACTGGAGCTAAAGAGAGCTGA
- the LOC113313926 gene encoding NAD-dependent protein deacetylase HST1-like isoform X1 yields the protein MSISNNEFPQDADESDSEINLDDNPDYYQPISSDDEDENDSDPNLGIQILSNGHSEPEISEEEEEEEEEEEEEEEEEEEEEEEEEEEEEEEEIEGATNSEISRAFKEDENRRKAPLTPESSNRIMDAMRGISLQGFVPDWSNKVPESNWIDHLRNLRLQQQQPLSSSANTGAKES from the coding sequence ATGTCAATATCCAACAATGAGTTCCCACAGGATGCTGATGAAAGCGATTCTGAGATCAACCTAGATGATAATCCTGATTACTACCAACCAATTTCttctgatgatgaagacgaaAACGATTCTGATCCAAACCTAGGTATTCAAATTCTCTCTAATGGTCACTCTGAACCTGAAatcagtgaagaagaagaagaagaagaagaagaagaagaagaagaagaagaagaagaagaagaagaagaagaagaagaagaagaagaagaagaagaagaggagattgaAGGAGCTACAAATTCAGAAATTTCAAGAGCTTTTAAAGAAGATGAGAATCGTCGTAAAGCTCCATTAACTCCTGAGAGTTCGAACCGAATCATGGATGCTATGCGGGGGATTTCATTACAAGGGTTTGTTCCGGATTGGAGCAATAAAGTTCCTGAATCTAATTGGATCGATCATCTTAGGAATTTAagattacaacaacaacaacccctTTCTTCTTCTGCTAATACTGGAGCTAAAGAGAGCTGA